In Camelina sativa cultivar DH55 chromosome 16, Cs, whole genome shotgun sequence, a single window of DNA contains:
- the LOC104749583 gene encoding chromosome alignment-maintaining phosphoprotein 1-like isoform X2 has translation MSTPDPNPNPSVSVPVSRPIVTASESPVTQTNAVRTPSSQPPPPAPSSYRAIAPVHRYPHPHQNHYTHPLPIRRSNPVAGSPHQPHLHPDPSSLIYPFGSSGRGFPTRPARPVADPVGSPGGYRPRPVYAYHHGQFGSNLDPMVQQYMRAPLPQNQQQSPQLGSGHMKGVPHFLQPRATPSPTSILDNIGHKKARSRDDALVLVRKRKVRISEGASLYSLCRSWLRNGAHEGIQPLPADTMETSLPKDSVEEPNNEEDKEDEESVKHLSEADLLKRHVDRAKKVRARLREERSKRIARYKARLALLLPPFGEQCRNE, from the exons ATGTCCACCCCCGATCCCAATCCCAATCCCTCCGTCTCTGTACCAGTATCGCGTCCTATCGTCACCGCATCCGAATCTCCGGTGACACAAACCAACGCAGTCAGGACGCCGTCGTCTCAACCTCCACCACCAGCTCCGTCGTCGTACAGAGCCATAGCTCCGGTTCATCGttatcctcatcctcatcaaaATCACTACACTCATCCCTTACCGATCAGGCGTTCGAATCCCGTTGCTGGCTCGCCTCATCAGCCTCACCTACACCCAGACCCGTCCAGTCTTATATACCCGTTTGGTTCTTCGGGTCGAGGGTTTCCTACCCGACCCGCTAGACCTGTCGCTGATCCAGTGGGTAGTCCAGGTGGGTATCGTCCTCGGCCAGTTTATGCATACCACCATGGCCAATTTGGGTCGAATTTGGATCCTATGGTTCAGCAGTACATGAGAGCTCCGCTTCctcagaatcaacaacaatCTCCTCAACTTGGGTCGGGTCATATGAAGGGTGTTCCTCATTTTTTGCAACCTCGG GCTACTCCTTCTCCAACTTCAATTCTAGACAATATTGGGCATAAAAAGGCCAG AAGCCGGGATGATGCTCTGGTACTTGTTAGAAAAAGAAAG GTTAGAATATCAGAGGGAGCTTCATTATATTCACTGTGTAGATCTTGGTTGAGAAATGGTGCTCATGAGGGAATTCAG CCTTTGCCTGCAGATACGATGGAGACAAGTTTGCCAAAAGATTCAGTTGAAGAACCAaataatgaagaagacaaagag GACGAGGAATCTGTGAAACATTTGTCAGAAGCTGATCTTTTGAAAAGGCATGTAGACCGAGCTAAGAAGGTCCGCGCTCG attGAGAGAAGAGCGGTCAAAGAGAATCGCAAGGTACAAGGCAAGGTTGGCTCTTCTTCTGCCACCATTTGGAGAGCAATGCAGGAACGAGTAA
- the LOC104749582 gene encoding probable serine/threonine-protein kinase DDB_G0276461 isoform X3 encodes MWKFKPFAQKEPAGLEGRYLEIGNLKVQVRNVIAEGGFSSVYLAQDANHASKQYALKHIICNDEESLELVMKEISVLKSLKGHPNVVTLYAHGILDMGRNKKEALLAMELCGKSLVDVLENRGAGYFEEKQALTILRDVCNAVFAMHCQSPRVAHRDLKAENLLLNSDGQWKLCDFGSVSTNHKIFERAEEMGIEEDNIRKYTTPTYRAPEMWDLFRREMISEKVDIWALGCLLFRICYFKNAFDGESKLQILNGNYRIPESPKYSVFVTELIKDMLQASPDERPDITQIWFRVNEQLPANLQKSLPDRPPEMQSTGVHDGVSKSANKSSSGPRRSPPPPPPSSGESDSGGSLGAFWATQHAKASVVSEDNKSMPKFDEPNSHNSNTSKSERVRVDSHHPKKPSPMRGEARGTQRNKDLETTVSQKDTSPAATNSRTRVSKDDAFNSFVADFDTTKLDSGNKPGKEEALVAEIERLKDELKQTNAEKAEITAKFEKLSAICRSQRQELQDLKQTLASKSASPSPSRDSSQNHPSPGMHSVSSTPSVLLSS; translated from the exons ATGTGGAAGTTTAAACCGTTTGCTCAGAAAGAACCTGCGGGTCTCGAAGGTCGATATCTAGAGATAGGAAATCTAAAAGTTCAGGTTAGAAACGTCATTGCGGAAGGAGGTTTCTCCAGCGTTTACTTAGCTCAAGATGCAAACCACGCGTCAAAGCAATATGCTTTGAAGCACATCATATGCAATGATGAAGAGTCGCTTGAACTTGTAATGAAAGAGATCTCGGTTCTGAAATCTCTCAAGGGACATCCTAATGTTGTCACACTCTATGCACATGGTATCTTGGATATGGGGAGGAATAAAAAAGAAGCTCTTTTGGCTATGGAACTTTGTGGTAAATCTCTTGTGGATGTGCTTGAGAATAGAGGGGCTGGTTACTTTGAAGAGAAACAAGCTCTTACGATTTTGAGAGATGTGTGTAATGCTGTCTTTGCAATGCATTGTCAGTCCCCACGCGTTGCTCACAG AGACTTGAAGGCTGAGAATCTTCTTTTGAACTCAGATGGACAGTGGAAATTATGCGATTTTGGAAGTGTTTCGACAAATCACAAGATTTTCGAAAGAGCAGAAGAGATGGGCATTGAAGAAgataatattagaaaatacaCAACACCAACATATAGAGCTCCTGAG ATGTGGGATCTCTTTCGAAGGGAGATGATAAGCGAGAAGGTCGATATATGG GCTCTTGGATGTCTCCTGTTTCGGATTTGCTATTTTAAAAATGCATTTGATGGAGAATCAAAGCTGCAGATTTTAAATGGGAATTATCGTATTCCAGAATCACCTAAATACAGTGTATTTGTTACGGAACTCATCAAAGATATGCTTCAAGCTTCACCTGATGAACGACCAGATATTACACAG ATCTGGTTTCGTGTCAACGAGCAGCTTCCTGCTAATTTACAGAAGTCATTACCTGATCGACCACCTGAAATGCAATCTACTGGAGTCCATGATG GTGTATCAAAATCAGCAAATAAATCTTCTTCAGGACCTCGCCGAAgtccgccgccaccaccaccatcttcTGGAGAGTCAGATAGTGGAGGATCGCTTGGTGCCTTTTGGGCGACTCAGCACGCTAAAGCCTCTGTTGTATcagaagacaacaaaagcatGCCTAAATTTGATGAACCAAACAGCCACAACAGTAACACATCTAAATCTGAAAGAGTTCGTGTGGATAGTCATCATCCCAAAAAGCCTAGTCCTATGAGAGGTGAGGCTCGTGGTACGCAAAGAAATAAAGATCTTGAAACTACGGTTTCTCAGAAGGATACAAGTCCTGCTGCAACCAATAGCAGGACAAGAGTGTCCAAGGATGACGCCTTTAACTCGTTTGTTGCTGACTTTGATACCACGAAGCTAGATAGCGGCAATAAACCTGGAAAAGAAGAGGCGTTAGTAGCTGAGATAGAGAGGTTAAAAGATGAGTTGAAGCAAACAAATGCAGAGAAGGCTGAGATAACGGCTAAGTTTGAAAAGCTATCTGCTATCTGCAGATCGCAGAGGCAAGAGTTGCAGGATCTCAAACAAACACTTGCCTCCAAAAGCGCCTCACCATCACCAAGCAGAGACTCTTCACAAAATCATCCCTCTCCAGGGATGCATTCCGTTTCATCAACTCCTTCGGTATTGTTATCATCTTG a
- the LOC104749582 gene encoding probable serine/threonine-protein kinase DDB_G0276461 isoform X1, translated as MWKFKPFAQKEPAGLEGRYLEIGNLKVQVRNVIAEGGFSSVYLAQDANHASKQYALKHIICNDEESLELVMKEISVLKSLKGHPNVVTLYAHGILDMGRNKKEALLAMELCGKSLVDVLENRGAGYFEEKQALTILRDVCNAVFAMHCQSPRVAHRDLKAENLLLNSDGQWKLCDFGSVSTNHKIFERAEEMGIEEDNIRKYTTPTYRAPEMWDLFRREMISEKVDIWALGCLLFRICYFKNAFDGESKLQILNGNYRIPESPKYSVFVTELIKDMLQASPDERPDITQIWFRVNEQLPANLQKSLPDRPPEMQSTGVHDGVSKSANKSSSGPRRSPPPPPPSSGESDSGGSLGAFWATQHAKASVVSEDNKSMPKFDEPNSHNSNTSKSERVRVDSHHPKKPSPMRGEARGTQRNKDLETTVSQKDTSPAATNSRTRVSKDDAFNSFVADFDTTKLDSGNKPGKEEALVAEIERLKDELKQTNAEKAEITAKFEKLSAICRSQRQELQDLKQTLASKSASPSPSRDSSQNHPSPGMHSVSSTPSREKKEGNMWELQKDRSDWSTGSSDPNSWQPFSDDAKPVLESASKGNNSTSNQSVRTRSKPASGAGTQGFEAWGFETESFRAATPSSAATSASATQRNMGTGNTSQRYGSTKMRENQKAAQPAGWAGF; from the exons ATGTGGAAGTTTAAACCGTTTGCTCAGAAAGAACCTGCGGGTCTCGAAGGTCGATATCTAGAGATAGGAAATCTAAAAGTTCAGGTTAGAAACGTCATTGCGGAAGGAGGTTTCTCCAGCGTTTACTTAGCTCAAGATGCAAACCACGCGTCAAAGCAATATGCTTTGAAGCACATCATATGCAATGATGAAGAGTCGCTTGAACTTGTAATGAAAGAGATCTCGGTTCTGAAATCTCTCAAGGGACATCCTAATGTTGTCACACTCTATGCACATGGTATCTTGGATATGGGGAGGAATAAAAAAGAAGCTCTTTTGGCTATGGAACTTTGTGGTAAATCTCTTGTGGATGTGCTTGAGAATAGAGGGGCTGGTTACTTTGAAGAGAAACAAGCTCTTACGATTTTGAGAGATGTGTGTAATGCTGTCTTTGCAATGCATTGTCAGTCCCCACGCGTTGCTCACAG AGACTTGAAGGCTGAGAATCTTCTTTTGAACTCAGATGGACAGTGGAAATTATGCGATTTTGGAAGTGTTTCGACAAATCACAAGATTTTCGAAAGAGCAGAAGAGATGGGCATTGAAGAAgataatattagaaaatacaCAACACCAACATATAGAGCTCCTGAG ATGTGGGATCTCTTTCGAAGGGAGATGATAAGCGAGAAGGTCGATATATGG GCTCTTGGATGTCTCCTGTTTCGGATTTGCTATTTTAAAAATGCATTTGATGGAGAATCAAAGCTGCAGATTTTAAATGGGAATTATCGTATTCCAGAATCACCTAAATACAGTGTATTTGTTACGGAACTCATCAAAGATATGCTTCAAGCTTCACCTGATGAACGACCAGATATTACACAG ATCTGGTTTCGTGTCAACGAGCAGCTTCCTGCTAATTTACAGAAGTCATTACCTGATCGACCACCTGAAATGCAATCTACTGGAGTCCATGATG GTGTATCAAAATCAGCAAATAAATCTTCTTCAGGACCTCGCCGAAgtccgccgccaccaccaccatcttcTGGAGAGTCAGATAGTGGAGGATCGCTTGGTGCCTTTTGGGCGACTCAGCACGCTAAAGCCTCTGTTGTATcagaagacaacaaaagcatGCCTAAATTTGATGAACCAAACAGCCACAACAGTAACACATCTAAATCTGAAAGAGTTCGTGTGGATAGTCATCATCCCAAAAAGCCTAGTCCTATGAGAGGTGAGGCTCGTGGTACGCAAAGAAATAAAGATCTTGAAACTACGGTTTCTCAGAAGGATACAAGTCCTGCTGCAACCAATAGCAGGACAAGAGTGTCCAAGGATGACGCCTTTAACTCGTTTGTTGCTGACTTTGATACCACGAAGCTAGATAGCGGCAATAAACCTGGAAAAGAAGAGGCGTTAGTAGCTGAGATAGAGAGGTTAAAAGATGAGTTGAAGCAAACAAATGCAGAGAAGGCTGAGATAACGGCTAAGTTTGAAAAGCTATCTGCTATCTGCAGATCGCAGAGGCAAGAGTTGCAGGATCTCAAACAAACACTTGCCTCCAAAAGCGCCTCACCATCACCAAGCAGAGACTCTTCACAAAATCATCCCTCTCCAGGGATGCATTCCGTTTCATCAACTCCTTCG agagaaaagaaggaaggaaaTATGTGGGAACTACAAAAGGACAGATCTGATTGGTCAACTGGAAGCTCGGATCCAAATTCATGGCAACCTTTTAGTGATGATGCGAAACCCGTGTTGGAGTCTGCATCGAAGGGTAACAATAGTACGAGTAATCAGTCTGTGAGAACAAGAAGTAAACCGGCTTCTGGCGCAGGTACTCAAGGTTTCGAGGCATGGGGTTTCGAGACAGAATCCTTCAGAGCTGCTACACCATCTTCAGCAGCTACTTCTGCTTCTGCAACACAAAGAAATATGGGTACTGGAAACACTTCACAGAGATACGGGAGCACAAAGATGAGAGAAAACCAGAAAGCAGCTCAACCTGCTGGATGGGCTGGCTTCTAA
- the LOC104749582 gene encoding probable serine/threonine-protein kinase DDB_G0276461 isoform X2, which translates to MWKFKPFAQKEPAGLEGRYLEIGNLKVQVRNVIAEGGFSSVYLAQDANHASKQYALKHIICNDEESLELVMKEISVLKSLKGHPNVVTLYAHGILDMGRNKKEALLAMELCGKSLVDVLENRGAGYFEEKQALTILRDVCNAVFAMHCQSPRVAHRDLKAENLLLNSDGQWKLCDFGSVSTNHKIFERAEEMGIEEDNIRKYTTPTYRAPEMWDLFRREMISEKVDIWALGCLLFRICYFKNAFDGESKLQILNGNYRIPESPKYSVFVTELIKDMLQASPDERPDITQIWFRVNEQLPANLQKSLPDRPPEMQSTGVHDGVSKSANKSSSGPRRSPPPPPPSSGESDSGGSLGAFWATQHAKASVVSEDNKSMPKFDEPNSHNSNTSKSERVRVDSHHPKKPSPMRGEARGTQRNKDLETTVSQKDTSPAATNSRTRVSKDDAFNSFVADFDTTKLDSGNKPGKEEALVAEIERLKDELKQTNAEKAEITAKFEKLSAICRSQRQELQDLKQTLASKSASPSPSRDSSQNHPSPGMHSVSSTPSREKMEGSMWELQKDRSDWSTESSDPNSWQPLVMMRNPCWSLHRRVTIVRVISL; encoded by the exons ATGTGGAAGTTTAAACCGTTTGCTCAGAAAGAACCTGCGGGTCTCGAAGGTCGATATCTAGAGATAGGAAATCTAAAAGTTCAGGTTAGAAACGTCATTGCGGAAGGAGGTTTCTCCAGCGTTTACTTAGCTCAAGATGCAAACCACGCGTCAAAGCAATATGCTTTGAAGCACATCATATGCAATGATGAAGAGTCGCTTGAACTTGTAATGAAAGAGATCTCGGTTCTGAAATCTCTCAAGGGACATCCTAATGTTGTCACACTCTATGCACATGGTATCTTGGATATGGGGAGGAATAAAAAAGAAGCTCTTTTGGCTATGGAACTTTGTGGTAAATCTCTTGTGGATGTGCTTGAGAATAGAGGGGCTGGTTACTTTGAAGAGAAACAAGCTCTTACGATTTTGAGAGATGTGTGTAATGCTGTCTTTGCAATGCATTGTCAGTCCCCACGCGTTGCTCACAG AGACTTGAAGGCTGAGAATCTTCTTTTGAACTCAGATGGACAGTGGAAATTATGCGATTTTGGAAGTGTTTCGACAAATCACAAGATTTTCGAAAGAGCAGAAGAGATGGGCATTGAAGAAgataatattagaaaatacaCAACACCAACATATAGAGCTCCTGAG ATGTGGGATCTCTTTCGAAGGGAGATGATAAGCGAGAAGGTCGATATATGG GCTCTTGGATGTCTCCTGTTTCGGATTTGCTATTTTAAAAATGCATTTGATGGAGAATCAAAGCTGCAGATTTTAAATGGGAATTATCGTATTCCAGAATCACCTAAATACAGTGTATTTGTTACGGAACTCATCAAAGATATGCTTCAAGCTTCACCTGATGAACGACCAGATATTACACAG ATCTGGTTTCGTGTCAACGAGCAGCTTCCTGCTAATTTACAGAAGTCATTACCTGATCGACCACCTGAAATGCAATCTACTGGAGTCCATGATG GTGTATCAAAATCAGCAAATAAATCTTCTTCAGGACCTCGCCGAAgtccgccgccaccaccaccatcttcTGGAGAGTCAGATAGTGGAGGATCGCTTGGTGCCTTTTGGGCGACTCAGCACGCTAAAGCCTCTGTTGTATcagaagacaacaaaagcatGCCTAAATTTGATGAACCAAACAGCCACAACAGTAACACATCTAAATCTGAAAGAGTTCGTGTGGATAGTCATCATCCCAAAAAGCCTAGTCCTATGAGAGGTGAGGCTCGTGGTACGCAAAGAAATAAAGATCTTGAAACTACGGTTTCTCAGAAGGATACAAGTCCTGCTGCAACCAATAGCAGGACAAGAGTGTCCAAGGATGACGCCTTTAACTCGTTTGTTGCTGACTTTGATACCACGAAGCTAGATAGCGGCAATAAACCTGGAAAAGAAGAGGCGTTAGTAGCTGAGATAGAGAGGTTAAAAGATGAGTTGAAGCAAACAAATGCAGAGAAGGCTGAGATAACGGCTAAGTTTGAAAAGCTATCTGCTATCTGCAGATCGCAGAGGCAAGAGTTGCAGGATCTCAAACAAACACTTGCCTCCAAAAGCGCCTCACCATCACCAAGCAGAGACTCTTCACAAAATCATCCCTCTCCAGGGATGCATTCCGTTTCATCAACTCCTTCG agagaaaagatgGAAGGAAGTATGTGGGAACTACAAAAGGACAGATCTGATTGGTCAACTGAAAGCTCGGATCCAAATTCATGGCAACCTTTAGTGATGATGCGAAACCCGTGTTGGAGTCTGCATCGAAGGGTAACAATAGTACGAGTAATCAGTCTGTGA
- the LOC104749583 gene encoding chromosome alignment-maintaining phosphoprotein 1-like isoform X1 → MSTPDPNPNPSVSVPVSRPIVTASESPVTQTNAVRTPSSQPPPPAPSSYRAIAPVHRYPHPHQNHYTHPLPIRRSNPVAGSPHQPHLHPDPSSLIYPFGSSGRGFPTRPARPVADPVGSPGGYRPRPVYAYHHGQFGSNLDPMVQQYMRAPLPQNQQQSPQLGSGHMKGVPHFLQPRATPSPTSILDNIGHKKARSRDDALVLVRKRKVRISEGASLYSLCRSWLRNGAHEGIQPQRSDTMTCLPKPLPADTMETSLPKDSVEEPNNEEDKEDEESVKHLSEADLLKRHVDRAKKVRARLREERSKRIARYKARLALLLPPFGEQCRNE, encoded by the exons ATGTCCACCCCCGATCCCAATCCCAATCCCTCCGTCTCTGTACCAGTATCGCGTCCTATCGTCACCGCATCCGAATCTCCGGTGACACAAACCAACGCAGTCAGGACGCCGTCGTCTCAACCTCCACCACCAGCTCCGTCGTCGTACAGAGCCATAGCTCCGGTTCATCGttatcctcatcctcatcaaaATCACTACACTCATCCCTTACCGATCAGGCGTTCGAATCCCGTTGCTGGCTCGCCTCATCAGCCTCACCTACACCCAGACCCGTCCAGTCTTATATACCCGTTTGGTTCTTCGGGTCGAGGGTTTCCTACCCGACCCGCTAGACCTGTCGCTGATCCAGTGGGTAGTCCAGGTGGGTATCGTCCTCGGCCAGTTTATGCATACCACCATGGCCAATTTGGGTCGAATTTGGATCCTATGGTTCAGCAGTACATGAGAGCTCCGCTTCctcagaatcaacaacaatCTCCTCAACTTGGGTCGGGTCATATGAAGGGTGTTCCTCATTTTTTGCAACCTCGG GCTACTCCTTCTCCAACTTCAATTCTAGACAATATTGGGCATAAAAAGGCCAG AAGCCGGGATGATGCTCTGGTACTTGTTAGAAAAAGAAAG GTTAGAATATCAGAGGGAGCTTCATTATATTCACTGTGTAGATCTTGGTTGAGAAATGGTGCTCATGAGGGAATTCAG CCGCAGCGAAGTGATACAATGACATGTTTGCCAAAGCCTTTGCCTGCAGATACGATGGAGACAAGTTTGCCAAAAGATTCAGTTGAAGAACCAaataatgaagaagacaaagag GACGAGGAATCTGTGAAACATTTGTCAGAAGCTGATCTTTTGAAAAGGCATGTAGACCGAGCTAAGAAGGTCCGCGCTCG attGAGAGAAGAGCGGTCAAAGAGAATCGCAAGGTACAAGGCAAGGTTGGCTCTTCTTCTGCCACCATTTGGAGAGCAATGCAGGAACGAGTAA